From Micromonospora auratinigra:
CTCGATGAGCAGGTGCTCCACCTCCTGCTCACCCTCAAGGAACACCGCACTGCGCCGGATGTGCAGCTGCCGATTGCACTCGACGGCGATGCGGCGCAGCTCGTCCAGGTCGCCCCGGGCGCTGAAGTGCAGCAGGGCCCGCCCGCCCGGTGTCAGCCACCGCGGCGCCTGTTCCAGGTAACGCCGGTGGGTGACGTAGCCAGCATCGACATACGCCCGCTCGTGCACGTTGGCGTACCGGTAGTCGTCCGGGGCGAGCACATAGTTGGAGTGCCAGAAGACGACGTCGAAGCGTTCGGCGCCGTCGAGCGCGTCGAACAGGTCACTGTGGATGCTGTCGAGGCGGTCGGCAACGCCATGGCGGGACGCATTGCGCTGGGAGTTCACCACGGCTTGCGGGTTGACGTCGACGGCGACGACCCGGTCGCAGCCGGCCAGGGCGGCGCAGGTGGCGATGACGCCGGTGCCGCAGCCCATCTCCAGGAAGGATGACCGGCCCACCTTCCGTGATCACGCGCCGGAGTCCATCGGAGAATCCGCGCCCACGGTCGACAACCGCGCGCCGCCCACTTTGACTTTCTTGACAGTCATTTGACTTACCCCGGCCGCCGGGGTGCCCATAACTCGCGAACGGAGCGACGTCGTCACAATGAGGTACAGTGCCGACGCCCGTCAGGTGACCGTCTGAGTGGTTTGTCCGTCCGCGCGGGACACCTGCCACC
This genomic window contains:
- a CDS encoding methyltransferase domain-containing protein, which codes for MGRSSFLEMGCGTGVIATCAALAGCDRVVAVDVNPQAVVNSQRNASRHGVADRLDSIHSDLFDALDGAERFDVVFWHSNYVLAPDDYRYANVHERAYVDAGYVTHRRYLEQAPRWLTPGGRALLHFSARGDLDELRRIAVECNRQLHIRRSAVFLEGEQEVEHLLIEVATRAGQA